The following are from one region of the Actinopolyspora halophila DSM 43834 genome:
- a CDS encoding glycerate kinase gives MRSPRVLVAPDKFKGSVTGVEAARLIADGVLRAAPAAEVHTHPIADGGDGTLDAMLNTGYRWVPARARDAIGRPIETGFAENRGHAVIELATICGLQRAPEPLDPLAACSSGVGDVILAASEFGCDTITLALGGSASTDGGAGMLRALGVRLLDDSGEELPFGGGALTELAEVRTAGLDPRIEGRRFVLAGDVTNPLLGDNGAAVTYGPQKGATPGQVRQLEMGLTRFAELLDPDVTDRPGAGAAGGVGYAAQAVLRARYDSGSRVVLSATGLSEELNTFDVVITGEGSMDAQSSYGKAPGTLACLARESGTPVLAISGQCSLDAAQLDEIGIRRAWQLRTVEPDLEKCLHRADALLPELAETAFRWWMSE, from the coding sequence ATGAGGTCTCCACGGGTCCTGGTAGCGCCGGACAAGTTCAAGGGGTCGGTGACCGGAGTCGAAGCCGCGCGGCTGATAGCCGATGGCGTGCTGCGTGCCGCCCCCGCAGCCGAGGTGCACACGCACCCGATCGCCGACGGTGGTGACGGAACCCTGGACGCGATGCTCAATACGGGCTACCGGTGGGTTCCCGCACGAGCACGCGACGCGATCGGTCGTCCGATCGAGACCGGATTCGCCGAGAATCGTGGTCACGCGGTCATCGAACTCGCCACCATCTGTGGTCTACAAAGAGCACCCGAGCCCCTGGATCCGTTGGCCGCGTGCTCCTCGGGTGTTGGCGACGTGATCCTCGCAGCGTCCGAGTTCGGTTGTGACACGATCACGCTCGCCCTCGGAGGCAGCGCCTCCACCGACGGGGGAGCGGGAATGTTGCGGGCACTGGGCGTGCGGCTGCTGGACGACTCGGGTGAGGAACTTCCGTTCGGGGGTGGTGCGTTGACCGAGCTCGCCGAGGTGCGCACCGCAGGCCTCGACCCCCGGATCGAGGGGAGACGGTTCGTTCTCGCAGGCGACGTGACGAATCCGCTGCTGGGAGACAACGGAGCCGCCGTGACCTACGGGCCGCAGAAAGGTGCCACCCCCGGGCAGGTGCGACAGCTGGAGATGGGGCTGACCAGGTTTGCCGAGCTGCTCGATCCGGATGTCACCGACCGGCCCGGTGCCGGAGCGGCAGGCGGGGTCGGCTACGCGGCACAGGCGGTCCTGCGCGCACGGTACGACTCCGGCTCCCGCGTTGTCCTCAGCGCCACCGGGCTCTCGGAGGAGTTGAACACGTTCGATGTGGTCATCACCGGCGAAGGTTCCATGGACGCGCAGAGCAGTTACGGGAAAGCACCGGGCACTCTTGCCTGCCTGGCCCGGGAGAGCGGAACTCCGGTGCTCGCGATCAGCGGTCAGTGCTCGCTCGACGCCGCACAGCTCGACGAGATCGGCATCCGGCGAGCGTGGCAACTGCGTACCGTCGAACCCGACCTCGAGAAGTGTTTGCATCGCGCGGATGCGTTGTTGCCCGAGCTCGCCGAAACGGCGTTTCGTTGGTGGATGTCCGAGTAG
- a CDS encoding SLC13 family permease has protein sequence MTDTSVPEERTEIDRSAPAEGGSTEQPQSTLSRGEQRVERFRQTHGLWLAPVIAIAFALLPISLPTDQHLLGAVLLGVITLWITEPIPIPISGLLGVAAIVLVGVAPVDEVLAPFGSSTILTFIGAFVLAKAMLKHGLTRRFSFAVLGLPGVGRSTPRIILAFGGITCVLSAFVSNTATVAMLLPTALGILDVIARLLGEQRHEYRDVDPLRLRVGTALMLVLAYGGSVGGLLTPVGAPPNLIGRGLIEQTTGTRISFGQWTTMALPICGVMFVLLIAILLLLNRPEIRRINGVQEYVARERKRMGGLTRAEINTLIAFSVTVLLWITPSIFALTAGTDTAVYESVNNRLDEGVVAIIGAALLFLLPTQWRERKATLTWSDAATIDWGTILLFGSGIIFGSLLEETGLAESIGSSASELLGVATPFALTALAVGLAILISETTSNTASAAVVVPIIIPLAVAAGISPVVPALAGVFAASFGFMLPVSTPQNAIVYGSGAVRITQMVRCGFLFDLLGGLVILLLVPAMAALVGVVS, from the coding sequence GAGAACAACGGGTAGAACGGTTCCGTCAGACACACGGGCTGTGGCTGGCGCCTGTGATCGCCATCGCCTTCGCGCTGCTTCCCATATCGCTGCCCACCGACCAGCATTTGCTGGGGGCCGTGCTGCTGGGCGTGATCACTTTGTGGATCACGGAGCCCATACCGATTCCGATCAGCGGGCTGCTCGGCGTCGCGGCAATCGTGCTGGTCGGAGTCGCCCCGGTCGACGAAGTCCTGGCACCGTTCGGTTCCTCGACGATCTTGACGTTCATCGGGGCGTTCGTGCTGGCCAAAGCGATGCTCAAGCACGGCCTCACCCGCCGTTTCTCGTTCGCGGTGCTCGGATTGCCCGGTGTGGGGCGCAGTACCCCGCGAATCATCCTGGCTTTCGGGGGGATCACGTGTGTGCTGTCGGCGTTCGTGTCCAACACGGCCACGGTGGCCATGTTGTTGCCGACCGCGCTCGGCATACTCGACGTCATCGCACGCCTCCTGGGCGAACAGCGACACGAGTATCGTGATGTCGATCCGTTGCGCCTGCGCGTGGGCACCGCTTTGATGCTCGTGCTCGCCTACGGGGGCAGTGTCGGCGGACTGCTGACGCCCGTGGGAGCTCCGCCGAACCTCATCGGACGTGGGCTCATCGAGCAAACCACCGGTACCCGAATTTCCTTCGGTCAGTGGACGACGATGGCACTGCCGATCTGCGGTGTGATGTTCGTACTGCTGATCGCGATCCTGTTGTTGTTGAACCGCCCCGAAATACGGCGAATCAACGGCGTGCAGGAGTACGTCGCGCGTGAGCGGAAGCGTATGGGCGGCCTGACCCGGGCGGAGATCAACACTTTGATCGCTTTCTCGGTCACCGTGTTGCTGTGGATCACTCCGTCGATATTCGCACTCACCGCGGGTACGGACACGGCTGTCTACGAGTCCGTCAACAACAGGCTCGACGAGGGGGTGGTAGCGATCATCGGTGCCGCCCTGCTCTTCTTGCTCCCGACGCAGTGGCGAGAGCGTAAAGCGACCCTGACGTGGTCCGACGCGGCAACCATCGACTGGGGGACCATCCTGCTGTTCGGCAGTGGCATCATCTTCGGATCGCTCCTCGAGGAAACAGGTCTCGCCGAGAGCATCGGCAGCTCCGCTTCGGAGCTGCTGGGGGTCGCCACCCCGTTCGCGCTCACGGCCCTGGCGGTCGGGCTCGCCATTCTCATCTCGGAGACAACGAGCAACACGGCCTCGGCGGCCGTGGTGGTCCCGATCATCATTCCGCTCGCCGTCGCCGCGGGCATATCGCCGGTAGTGCCCGCACTGGCCGGTGTTTTCGCCGCGTCGTTCGGGTTCATGCTTCCGGTGTCCACACCGCAGAACGCGATCGTGTACGGATCCGGCGCGGTACGGATAACTCAGATGGTTCGTTGCGGCTTCCTCTTCGACCTCCTCGGTGGTTTGGTGATCCTGTTGCTCGTGCCCGCCATGGCCGCACTGGTGGGGGTGGTTTCCTGA
- a CDS encoding PepSY-associated TM helix domain-containing protein has product MAGEHDSGVTAEEADTTPRSGLRRRQPRGVGRTALRPLLWRLHFLGGVLAAPIVLSLAITGILFAWNPQIEQALHGKALTAVADGPAQPLSQQVAAATATHPDWTVSTVTPAAPQAPGGEQTTGVTLTPPETEPDRFDQPRGVTTVYVDPASARVTGSIVEANRPEEWLRNLHSSWRLGTMATPLTELAASWVLVSLLTGLYLWWPRSRRALRRAFRFRRPGRARWRSLHGALGAVFSAGLALLVVTGLTWTEYAGSWIDLAKSQLRSDAPAVSTQLAAAPATEGEPAEQSDVHTTTPDPLTDIDRVATTAEEAGLRGVVELEPPKQPGLAWTAGVDDNRWPVTATSLAVDPDSGEVTDRVGWDDYPVLAKATTLGIDFHQAQLFGTVNRIGLTVLAAALIVLVLAGYRTWWLRRPSGGLGVPPRMGPLLRTAPLPLLLGFGLLMVALPLLAVSFLVYLLLERLGRTLRGSGRRTRTATGTGE; this is encoded by the coding sequence ATGGCAGGCGAGCACGACAGCGGAGTCACCGCGGAGGAAGCGGACACGACTCCGAGATCCGGACTTCGGAGGAGACAGCCGAGAGGCGTGGGGCGAACGGCGCTGCGGCCACTGCTGTGGCGACTGCACTTCCTCGGCGGTGTGCTGGCCGCACCGATCGTGCTGTCGCTGGCGATAACGGGGATCCTGTTCGCCTGGAATCCGCAGATCGAGCAGGCCCTGCACGGAAAGGCGCTCACCGCGGTCGCCGACGGCCCGGCTCAGCCGTTGAGCCAACAGGTCGCAGCCGCGACCGCCACCCACCCCGACTGGACCGTCTCGACTGTCACCCCGGCGGCCCCGCAAGCCCCGGGTGGGGAGCAAACCACCGGAGTGACACTGACCCCACCGGAAACCGAGCCGGACAGGTTCGACCAACCCCGTGGGGTCACGACCGTCTACGTCGACCCGGCCTCGGCGCGGGTGACCGGGTCGATCGTCGAGGCCAACCGTCCCGAGGAGTGGTTGCGCAACCTGCACTCCAGCTGGCGGTTGGGAACGATGGCCACACCGCTGACCGAGCTCGCGGCCAGCTGGGTGCTGGTGTCGCTGCTGACCGGGCTGTACCTGTGGTGGCCGCGCAGCCGAAGGGCCCTGCGGCGCGCCTTCCGGTTCCGCCGCCCGGGGCGAGCCCGCTGGCGCTCGCTCCACGGCGCCCTGGGAGCAGTGTTCTCCGCCGGACTGGCCCTGCTGGTCGTCACCGGGCTGACCTGGACCGAGTACGCCGGTTCGTGGATCGATCTCGCCAAGTCCCAGCTCCGGTCGGACGCCCCCGCGGTGTCCACACAGCTGGCGGCCGCACCTGCCACCGAAGGGGAACCGGCCGAGCAGTCCGATGTGCACACGACCACACCTGATCCCCTCACCGACATCGACCGGGTCGCGACCACGGCAGAAGAGGCCGGTCTGCGCGGGGTGGTCGAACTCGAACCACCGAAGCAGCCGGGCCTGGCGTGGACGGCCGGTGTCGACGACAACCGGTGGCCGGTCACCGCCACCAGCCTGGCCGTCGACCCCGACAGTGGCGAGGTCACCGACCGGGTGGGCTGGGACGACTACCCGGTACTGGCCAAGGCAACCACGCTGGGGATCGACTTCCACCAGGCCCAGCTGTTCGGCACGGTCAACCGGATCGGGCTGACCGTCCTGGCCGCCGCACTGATCGTGCTCGTTCTCGCCGGATACCGCACCTGGTGGCTGCGCCGCCCCTCCGGAGGACTCGGCGTGCCACCCCGGATGGGCCCGTTGCTGCGCACCGCTCCCCTGCCGCTGCTGCTCGGATTCGGGCTGCTCATGGTGGCCCTGCCCCTGCTCGCCGTATCCTTCCTGGTCTACCTCCTGCTGGAGCGGTTGGGCCGCACCCTGCGCGGGTCGGGCCGGCGCACGCGCACCGCGACGGGCACGGGGGAGTAG
- a CDS encoding ester cyclase, whose protein sequence is MTSPTPAELYRRWLDELWNRSPESAHELVTPDFVGHWPDRDVRGPQELAAVIGQTHEMFTAITFTLEVGPMVDGNLVAGRWLGHGHAANGTTTFVGNDILRVHDGRFTEYWNATSVRS, encoded by the coding sequence ATGACCTCACCGACACCGGCCGAGCTCTACCGCCGCTGGCTGGACGAACTGTGGAACAGATCCCCCGAAAGCGCCCACGAGCTGGTCACGCCGGACTTCGTGGGCCACTGGCCCGACCGCGACGTCAGGGGCCCGCAGGAGCTGGCCGCGGTGATCGGGCAGACCCACGAGATGTTCACCGCGATCACGTTCACCCTGGAGGTCGGGCCGATGGTCGACGGGAACCTGGTCGCCGGCCGGTGGCTCGGACACGGGCACGCCGCGAACGGCACGACGACCTTCGTCGGCAACGACATCCTGCGTGTCCACGACGGACGTTTCACCGAGTACTGGAACGCGACCTCGGTCCGCTCGTGA